The proteins below come from a single Staphylococcus sp. MI 10-1553 genomic window:
- the pyrH gene encoding UMP kinase, with product MTETSKYKRVVLKLSGEALAGDKGFGINPMIIKSIAEQVAEVAKMDTEIAVIVGGGNIWRGKTGSDLGMDRGTADYMGMLATVMNALALQDSLEQLDCDTRVLTSIEMKQVAEPYIRRRAIRHLEKNRVVIFAAGIGNPYFSTDTTAALRAAEVEADVILMGKNNVDGVYSADPKVDPNAKKYDRLTYIQLLQEGLQVMDSTASSFCMDNNIPLKVFSIMEEGNIKRAVQGEDIGTIITK from the coding sequence ATGACTGAAACTTCAAAATATAAGCGAGTAGTTTTGAAATTAAGCGGAGAAGCATTAGCAGGTGACAAAGGTTTTGGTATCAATCCAATGATTATCAAGAGCATCGCAGAGCAAGTGGCAGAAGTAGCCAAAATGGACACTGAAATTGCTGTTATTGTTGGTGGTGGTAATATCTGGCGTGGTAAAACAGGTAGCGATTTAGGTATGGATCGTGGTACTGCTGACTATATGGGTATGTTAGCAACTGTGATGAACGCGTTAGCTTTACAAGATAGTCTTGAGCAATTGGATTGTGATACACGTGTATTAACTTCAATCGAAATGAAACAAGTTGCCGAGCCGTACATTCGACGTCGTGCAATTCGTCACTTAGAGAAAAACCGTGTCGTTATTTTTGCAGCAGGTATTGGAAACCCTTATTTCTCAACAGACACAACTGCAGCATTACGTGCAGCCGAAGTAGAAGCAGATGTGATTTTAATGGGTAAAAACAATGTGGATGGTGTCTATTCAGCAGACCCTAAAGTTGACCCGAATGCTAAAAAGTATGATCGCTTAACTTACATCCAATTATTACAAGAAGGTTTACAAGTAATGGATTCAACAGCCTCTTCATTCTGTATGGACAACAATATACCGTTAAAAGTCTTCTCTATTATGGAAGAAGGCAATATTAAACGTGCTGTTCAAGGTGAAGATATCGGTACAATCATTACAAAATAA
- a CDS encoding isoprenyl transferase, with protein MFKKFKKKNDTQNHIEALDLHNIPEHIAIIMDGNGRWAKQRKMPRIKGHYQGMQTIKTITRAASDLGIKYLTLYAFSTENWSRPDEEVNYIMGLPVNFLNTFLPELIEKNVRVETVGFIEELPEKTIQAIEEAKIKTADNTGLTLIFAINYGGRAEIVHGIQTLMKEMRHASDQDIDTLTEQHFQKYLMTRDYPDPELLIRTSGEQRISNFLIWQLSYSEFIFNSKMWPDFDEEELKACIKTYQSRQRRFGGL; from the coding sequence ATGTTTAAGAAATTTAAGAAAAAAAATGACACTCAAAACCATATCGAAGCGCTCGATTTACATAATATACCTGAGCACATTGCAATTATTATGGATGGCAATGGGCGTTGGGCGAAACAGCGTAAAATGCCAAGAATTAAAGGGCATTATCAAGGCATGCAAACGATCAAAACGATTACGCGTGCGGCAAGTGACTTAGGGATCAAGTATTTGACCCTTTATGCTTTTTCAACGGAGAATTGGTCGCGACCGGATGAAGAAGTCAATTACATCATGGGTTTACCTGTTAACTTTTTAAATACGTTTTTACCAGAATTGATTGAGAAAAATGTGAGAGTCGAAACGGTTGGCTTTATTGAGGAATTGCCAGAAAAAACGATTCAGGCGATTGAAGAAGCGAAAATTAAAACAGCTGACAATACAGGATTGACTTTAATATTTGCGATTAATTATGGTGGTCGTGCAGAGATTGTTCACGGTATTCAAACATTGATGAAAGAGATGCGTCATGCGTCTGATCAAGATATTGATACATTAACAGAACAACATTTCCAAAAGTATCTCATGACTCGTGATTATCCTGATCCAGAATTATTGATTCGTACGTCTGGGGAACAACGCATTAGTAATTTTCTGATTTGGCAATTGTCCTACAGTGAATTTATTTTTAATTCTAAAATGTGGCCAGATTTTGATGAGGAAGAGTTAAAAGCATGTATTAAAACATATCAATCGCGACAAAGAAGATTTGGAGGATTGTAG
- a CDS encoding phosphatidate cytidylyltransferase, producing the protein MKVRTITTIVALIVFLPILLIGGSTWMYFTFLLALIALKELLNMNRIQLLSIPGLLSALALVIMMLPQDFGDWVIVLQQKSLIAMSFIILSYTVMSKNRFSFMDSAFCLMSVAYVGIGFMYFYVTREAGLEFILFGLLIVWLTDTGAYIFGRLLGKRKLWPTISPNKTIEGFIGGLICSLIVPIAFMFFVDFDYPVVGLLFITVVLSMFGQLGDLVESGFKRHFGVKDSGRLLPGHGGILDRFDSFMFVLPLMNIFLIQM; encoded by the coding sequence ATGAAGGTTAGAACAATCACAACGATAGTGGCACTTATTGTGTTTTTACCTATTTTGCTCATTGGTGGATCAACATGGATGTATTTTACATTTTTACTTGCATTAATTGCGTTAAAAGAACTTTTAAACATGAATAGAATCCAATTATTGTCAATACCTGGTCTTTTGAGTGCATTGGCATTAGTCATCATGATGCTCCCGCAAGATTTTGGGGATTGGGTTATCGTGTTGCAACAAAAATCACTGATTGCGATGAGTTTTATTATTTTAAGTTATACCGTGATGTCAAAAAATAGATTTAGCTTTATGGACTCTGCTTTTTGTTTGATGTCTGTCGCATACGTAGGTATTGGTTTTATGTATTTTTATGTTACGCGAGAAGCAGGGTTAGAGTTTATCTTATTTGGTTTATTGATCGTATGGTTGACAGATACTGGGGCATACATATTTGGACGCCTTTTAGGAAAACGTAAATTATGGCCAACGATTAGCCCGAACAAAACGATTGAAGGTTTCATCGGTGGGCTAATTTGTAGTTTAATTGTGCCGATCGCATTTATGTTTTTCGTTGATTTTGATTATCCAGTGGTAGGACTTTTATTCATCACAGTCGTATTGAGTATGTTCGGACAATTGGGTGATTTAGTAGAATCAGGGTTTAAACGTCATTTTGGTGTCAAAGATTCGGGACGTTTACTACCAGGACATGGTGGGATTTTAGACCGCTTTGACAGCTTTATGTTCGTATTACCATTAATGAATATTTTCTTAATTCAAATGTAA
- a CDS encoding 1-deoxy-D-xylulose-5-phosphate reductoisomerase codes for MKNIAILGASGSIGQQAIDVIERHPENFNLIAFTVGKNIDFAIEVIQKFNPEIVAVQEESAVAKLKPYHSHIVIGREGLIEVATYDKNDLVLNSLLGSVGLEPTMKAIEAGKDIALANKETLVVAGELVMAHARQHGVNILPVDSEHAAIFQCLNGEDMRKVKNVVITASGGSFRDLTRDQLASVTVEDALNHPNWSMGHKITIDSATMMNKGFEVIEAKWLFDLDIDQIQTILHKESIIHSMVEFVDTSVMAQLGTPDMRMPIQYAFTYPERIEHQAPSLNLAEVAQLNFKPMDFDRYRCLQYAYDALRIGGTMPVVLNAVNEVAVAKFLNCEIAFLDIEKMIEREMAAHEVIQNPTLEQILELDHYYKTKEYEV; via the coding sequence ATGAAAAATATCGCCATTTTAGGAGCGTCAGGTTCAATAGGCCAACAAGCTATTGATGTTATTGAACGTCATCCTGAAAACTTTAATTTAATTGCGTTCACAGTAGGAAAAAATATTGATTTTGCCATTGAAGTGATACAAAAATTTAATCCTGAGATTGTTGCTGTACAGGAAGAAAGTGCAGTAGCAAAATTAAAACCTTATCACAGCCATATTGTCATTGGTCGTGAGGGATTAATTGAAGTTGCGACTTACGATAAAAATGATTTAGTGTTAAATTCATTGCTTGGTAGTGTAGGGCTCGAACCGACGATGAAAGCAATTGAAGCAGGGAAAGATATCGCATTAGCCAACAAAGAAACGTTAGTCGTTGCAGGTGAATTGGTGATGGCCCATGCACGTCAACATGGGGTCAATATTTTGCCAGTCGACTCAGAACATGCTGCGATTTTTCAATGTTTAAATGGTGAAGATATGCGTAAAGTGAAAAACGTGGTCATTACTGCAAGTGGTGGTTCATTCCGTGACTTAACACGTGATCAATTGGCTTCAGTTACGGTAGAAGATGCATTAAATCATCCGAACTGGTCTATGGGTCATAAAATTACGATCGATTCTGCAACGATGATGAATAAAGGCTTCGAAGTGATTGAAGCGAAATGGCTATTTGACTTAGATATTGATCAAATTCAAACCATTCTTCATAAAGAAAGCATTATTCATTCAATGGTAGAATTTGTCGATACAAGTGTGATGGCGCAATTAGGTACACCGGATATGCGCATGCCGATTCAATATGCTTTCACATATCCTGAACGTATCGAGCATCAAGCGCCATCGTTAAACCTTGCAGAAGTGGCGCAGTTGAACTTTAAACCTATGGACTTTGATCGTTATCGCTGTTTACAATATGCGTATGATGCATTGCGTATCGGTGGCACGATGCCGGTTGTCTTAAATGCCGTCAATGAAGTGGCGGTCGCTAAGTTTTTAAACTGTGAAATTGCCTTTTTAGATATTGAGAAAATGATTGAACGTGAAATGGCAGCACATGAAGTCATTCAAAATCCGACACTTGAACAAATTTTAGAATTAGATCATTACTATAAAACGAAAGAATATGAGGTGTAA
- the tsf gene encoding translation elongation factor Ts codes for MAISAKLVKELRERTGAGMMDCKKALEATDGDIEKAIDYLREKGIAKAAKKADRIAAEGITHVEVKGNEAVIVEINSETDFVARNEGFQQLVKEIANQILDTKAATVEELNETTLPNGKKVSEHMTEAISTIGEKLSLRRFEIRTKSDNDAFGAYLHMGGRIAVLSVVEGTTDEDAAKDVAMHIAAINPKYVSSEQVSEEELNHEREVLKQQALNEGKPENIVEKMVEGRLRKYLQEICAVDQNFVKNPDQTVEAFLKSKGGKLVDFVRYEVGEGIEKRQENFADEVKGQMK; via the coding sequence ATGGCAATTTCAGCTAAACTTGTTAAAGAATTACGCGAAAGAACTGGCGCGGGTATGATGGACTGTAAAAAAGCTTTAGAAGCAACTGATGGAGATATTGAAAAAGCGATCGACTACCTTCGCGAAAAAGGTATTGCAAAAGCAGCTAAAAAAGCTGACCGTATTGCAGCTGAAGGTATCACACATGTTGAAGTAAAAGGTAATGAAGCAGTTATCGTTGAAATCAACTCTGAAACGGACTTCGTTGCTCGTAACGAAGGTTTCCAACAACTTGTAAAAGAAATTGCTAACCAAATTCTTGATACAAAAGCAGCAACTGTAGAAGAATTAAATGAAACAACATTACCAAATGGTAAAAAAGTTTCTGAACATATGACTGAAGCAATTTCAACAATCGGTGAAAAATTAAGCTTACGTCGTTTCGAGATCAGAACTAAATCTGATAACGATGCATTCGGTGCTTATTTACACATGGGTGGTCGTATTGCAGTACTTTCTGTTGTTGAAGGTACAACTGATGAAGATGCAGCGAAAGACGTTGCAATGCACATCGCAGCAATCAACCCTAAATATGTATCTTCTGAGCAAGTAAGTGAAGAAGAACTTAACCATGAAAGAGAAGTTTTAAAACAACAAGCTTTAAATGAAGGTAAACCAGAAAACATCGTTGAAAAAATGGTTGAAGGTCGTTTACGTAAATATTTACAAGAAATTTGTGCAGTTGATCAAAACTTCGTTAAAAACCCTGATCAAACAGTTGAAGCATTCCTTAAATCTAAAGGTGGCAAACTTGTTGACTTCGTACGTTACGAAGTAGGTGAAGGCATTGAAAAACGCCAAGAAAACTTTGCTGATGAAGTTAAAGGACAAATGAAATAA
- the frr gene encoding ribosome recycling factor, whose translation MKEIIQDAKTRMKKSTENLSRELAQINAGRANSNLLAGVQVDYYGAPTPVQQLASINVPEARLLVVSPYDKTSLADIEKAIIAANLGVNPTSDGDVIRIMVPALTEERRKEIVKEVKKTGENAKVSIRNIRRDANDTLKRQEKDGEISEDELRNGSDEVQKITDSSIKEIEQLVADKEKDIMSV comes from the coding sequence ATGAAAGAAATTATTCAAGATGCAAAAACGCGTATGAAAAAGTCAACTGAGAATTTATCTCGTGAATTAGCTCAAATCAATGCGGGTCGTGCGAACTCAAACTTACTTGCGGGTGTTCAAGTCGATTACTATGGTGCGCCTACACCTGTACAACAACTTGCAAGTATTAACGTTCCTGAAGCACGTTTACTCGTTGTATCTCCATATGACAAAACGTCTTTGGCTGACATTGAAAAAGCAATCATCGCAGCAAATTTAGGGGTCAATCCAACAAGTGACGGTGATGTCATTCGTATTATGGTGCCTGCTTTAACTGAAGAACGTCGTAAAGAGATTGTTAAAGAAGTGAAGAAAACAGGTGAAAATGCGAAAGTTTCTATCCGTAACATTCGTCGTGATGCGAACGATACATTAAAAAGACAAGAAAAAGATGGCGAAATTTCTGAAGATGAGTTACGTAATGGATCTGACGAAGTGCAAAAAATTACTGATAGCTCTATCAAAGAAATCGAGCAGTTAGTGGCAGACAAAGAAAAAGATATTATGTCAGTCTAA
- the rpsB gene encoding 30S ribosomal protein S2, which translates to MAVISMKQLLEAGVHFGHQTRRWNPKMKKYIFTERNGIYIIDLQKTVKKVEEAYNFVKQVSEEGGKVLFVGTKKQAQESVKTEAERAGHYYVNQRWLGGILTNYKTISKRVQRISEIEKMEADGTFDVLPKKEVVELKKEYDRLIKFLGGIREMKSMPQALFVVDPRKERNAIAEARKLNIPIVGIVDTNCDPDEIDYVIPANDDAIRAVKLLTGKMADAILEGQQGVSNEEVAAEQDIDLTEDVTAESESTEATENTEATVESN; encoded by the coding sequence ATGGCAGTAATCTCAATGAAACAATTATTAGAAGCTGGTGTTCACTTCGGTCACCAAACACGCCGTTGGAACCCAAAAATGAAAAAGTACATTTTCACTGAAAGAAATGGTATCTATATCATCGACTTACAAAAAACAGTGAAAAAAGTTGAAGAAGCTTACAACTTTGTTAAACAAGTTTCTGAAGAAGGCGGTAAAGTTTTATTCGTAGGTACGAAAAAACAAGCGCAAGAATCAGTGAAGACGGAAGCAGAACGTGCTGGCCACTACTATGTAAACCAAAGATGGTTAGGCGGAATCTTAACAAACTACAAAACAATTTCTAAACGTGTTCAACGTATTTCTGAAATTGAAAAAATGGAAGCAGACGGTACTTTCGACGTACTTCCTAAAAAAGAAGTTGTAGAACTTAAAAAAGAATATGACCGTTTAATTAAATTCTTAGGCGGTATTCGTGAAATGAAATCAATGCCACAAGCATTATTCGTAGTTGACCCACGTAAAGAGCGTAATGCAATTGCAGAAGCGCGTAAATTAAACATTCCTATCGTAGGTATTGTTGATACAAACTGTGATCCAGACGAAATTGACTACGTTATCCCAGCGAACGATGACGCAATCCGTGCGGTTAAATTATTAACTGGTAAAATGGCGGACGCAATCTTAGAAGGTCAACAAGGTGTATCAAACGAAGAAGTGGCTGCTGAACAAGACATCGACTTAACAGAAGATGTAACAGCAGAAAGCGAATCAACTGAAGCGACAGAAAACACTGAAGCAACTGTTGAATCTAACTAA